Proteins from one Bacteroides mediterraneensis genomic window:
- a CDS encoding aldo/keto reductase, protein MKKWLLPMILMSCLAMTVSACSPTEESVNTENPTPQPESDPQPDPDSEDPDPQPTGGRALVVYFSCTNTTRGIAHRIVAVTDAAAWRIEPEEPYTSEDLNYNNSSCRANREQNDPSARPAIKGKCKEIADYDVIFLGYPIWWGKAPKVIFTFLEGHDLTGKTIVPFCTSHSSGIGSSDTDLHQLAPGAEWERGQRFNGSESEETIKNWIESMNLNIDNGTNAGVFDLSEGTNGNAPTVKLSSGYDMPILGLGTYSLHGDVCINSIKAALASGFRKFDTASIYGNEEEVGQAIRESDVPREEIFVATKLYPNQYANPEAAIEECLRKLNIGYVDLMLLHHPGTNDVKAYKAMEKYVAEGKIRSIGVSCYYVNEINEFLPQVNIKPVLVQNEVHPYYQDTEVVEHLHNLGIAVEAWYPLGGRGHQGELLSDPVLSDIAARHGKSVVQVILRWHLQRGVVAIPGSSNPDHIEENISIFDFSLTDDEMARIAALNRNEKHDWY, encoded by the coding sequence ATGAAAAAATGGTTATTACCTATGATACTGATGTCATGCCTGGCAATGACGGTAAGTGCGTGTTCTCCGACAGAAGAATCTGTAAACACGGAAAATCCCACTCCACAGCCTGAATCGGACCCGCAACCGGACCCCGATTCTGAAGACCCCGACCCACAGCCGACCGGCGGTCGTGCACTGGTTGTGTACTTTTCCTGCACGAATACTACCAGAGGTATCGCCCATCGGATTGTCGCGGTGACCGATGCGGCTGCCTGGCGAATCGAACCCGAAGAGCCCTATACCTCCGAGGATTTGAATTACAACAATTCATCGTGTCGTGCAAACCGGGAACAGAATGATCCGTCGGCACGTCCTGCCATCAAGGGCAAATGTAAGGAAATTGCCGATTACGACGTAATTTTTCTCGGCTATCCCATCTGGTGGGGGAAAGCGCCGAAAGTCATTTTCACCTTCCTTGAAGGCCATGACCTTACGGGCAAGACGATTGTACCGTTCTGCACGTCACATTCCAGTGGCATTGGCTCAAGTGATACAGACCTGCATCAGCTGGCACCAGGAGCCGAATGGGAACGGGGACAACGATTCAATGGAAGCGAATCAGAAGAAACAATTAAAAACTGGATTGAAAGTATGAACTTAAATATTGACAATGGTACGAATGCGGGGGTATTTGACCTCTCTGAAGGGACAAACGGAAACGCTCCGACAGTGAAGTTAAGCAGTGGCTACGATATGCCGATTCTCGGTTTGGGCACATACAGCCTGCATGGCGATGTCTGCATCAACAGCATTAAGGCCGCTTTGGCAAGCGGTTTCCGGAAATTTGACACGGCATCCATCTACGGCAATGAAGAAGAGGTGGGGCAAGCCATCCGGGAATCGGATGTACCGCGTGAAGAGATTTTTGTAGCTACCAAACTCTATCCCAACCAGTACGCCAATCCTGAAGCTGCTATCGAGGAATGCCTGAGAAAACTCAACATCGGCTATGTCGACCTGATGTTGCTTCATCATCCGGGTACGAATGATGTGAAGGCATACAAGGCCATGGAGAAGTATGTGGCAGAAGGGAAAATACGTTCAATAGGTGTGTCGTGTTACTATGTGAATGAGATAAACGAATTCTTACCTCAGGTAAATATCAAACCCGTACTGGTTCAGAATGAGGTTCATCCTTATTATCAGGATACTGAAGTAGTGGAACACTTACACAATCTCGGCATTGCCGTAGAAGCCTGGTATCCGCTTGGAGGACGGGGACATCAGGGTGAACTGCTGAGCGACCCGGTGTTATCGGATATAGCAGCCAGGCACGGCAAATCGGTGGTACAGGTTATTCTTCGCTGGCACCTGCAGCGAGGCGTGGTTGCCATTCCCGGTTCGAGCAATCCCGACCATATCGAGGAAAATATCTCTATTTTTGATTTCTCATTGACCGACGATGAAATGGCACGAATCGCCGCACTCAACCGGAATGAGAAGCACGACTGGTATTAA
- a CDS encoding iron-containing alcohol dehydrogenase has product MMKTSMTYDQYIPTHILFGVGQLNNLHAQPLPGKRALFVISNGKSTRANGYLARTEEQLHKAGVETEVFDGIAPNPTVANADAAAHCCHNHYSRNGYIV; this is encoded by the coding sequence ATGATGAAAACAAGTATGACTTATGACCAGTACATTCCTACCCATATCCTTTTCGGTGTAGGACAGTTGAACAATCTCCATGCACAGCCATTGCCTGGCAAACGGGCATTGTTTGTCATCTCTAATGGAAAATCAACCCGTGCAAACGGTTATCTCGCACGTACCGAAGAACAACTTCATAAGGCTGGCGTAGAAACCGAAGTATTCGATGGCATTGCCCCTAATCCAACTGTAGCAAATGCGGATGCAGCTGCCCATTGTTGCCATAACCACTACAGCCGGAACGGGTATATCGTATGA
- a CDS encoding flavodoxin family protein, with product MNHNNHITRREALKKMGAVAVGAALGASGLNAFESLNVTENQKMKVLAINGSSRKDGNTADMLNLVLKELEKQGYETEHIQLAGQTIHPCRACFACSGKKNCVFGDDSFQELYRKMTEADGILLGSPTYSADVSSTLKAVIERASVVSDTNPGMFRHKVCGTVAVARRGGAMNVIDTLNHFFLNKETYLVGSTYWNIAYGRLPGEALKDEEGVANMKNLGQNMAWLLEKIK from the coding sequence ATGAATCATAATAACCATATCACCCGACGCGAGGCTCTCAAAAAGATGGGAGCCGTCGCCGTTGGTGCTGCATTAGGAGCCAGTGGACTTAATGCTTTTGAAAGTTTAAATGTAACAGAGAATCAGAAAATGAAAGTACTGGCAATAAACGGTAGTTCACGAAAGGATGGGAATACGGCAGATATGTTGAATTTGGTTTTAAAGGAACTGGAAAAACAAGGATATGAAACAGAACATATCCAACTGGCTGGTCAGACTATCCATCCGTGTAGGGCATGTTTTGCATGTAGCGGGAAAAAGAATTGCGTTTTCGGTGACGACAGTTTTCAAGAACTATATCGAAAAATGACCGAAGCCGATGGCATCCTGTTGGGCTCACCTACCTATTCGGCAGATGTCTCATCCACGCTGAAAGCAGTCATCGAGCGTGCCAGCGTGGTGAGTGACACCAATCCGGGTATGTTTCGACACAAGGTCTGCGGAACGGTAGCTGTGGCACGGAGAGGCGGTGCAATGAATGTCATTGACACGCTCAACCACTTCTTTCTGAACAAAGAAACCTACCTGGTAGGCTCTACATATTGGAATATAGCCTATGGTCGTCTGCCAGGAGAAGCGTTGAAAGATGAGGAAGGTGTTGCTAATATGAAAAATTTGGGGCAGAATATGGCATGGCTATTAGAAAAGATAAAATGA
- a CDS encoding DNA/RNA non-specific endonuclease, with protein sequence MAKKKRSSSTGSLKGFILLLLILGGGVYFYQNQQNLPEAKGLEKGISETLEEAREKVSQRVTKEATEETASPSATNRIGSKLEIPVVLKKREEIQLQRTGYTVSYNNFYKTPNWVAWELTRQETKGNEERKNRFVPDPDLPEPRVEHADYTHSGYDRGHMAPAADMKWSKKAMEESFYMSNICPQNQKLNRDDWGDLEELCRSWARKYGTVYIACGPIYDQKQPKRIGEHRVAVPDRFFKVVLIYNRKNPIAMGFLFDNKAHHQALQKYLVPVDSVEKVTGMDFFSKLPDDVENRIEAELPALPSGR encoded by the coding sequence ATGGCAAAGAAAAAAAGAAGTTCTTCCACCGGCTCGTTAAAGGGTTTCATCCTCCTGTTGCTGATTCTCGGTGGAGGGGTATACTTCTACCAGAACCAGCAAAACCTGCCCGAAGCAAAAGGGCTGGAAAAAGGAATCTCGGAAACACTGGAAGAGGCCCGGGAAAAAGTATCACAACGAGTCACCAAGGAGGCGACAGAGGAAACCGCTTCGCCGTCGGCCACGAACCGCATCGGCAGCAAACTGGAGATTCCGGTCGTGCTGAAGAAACGGGAGGAAATCCAGCTGCAACGCACGGGCTACACGGTGTCGTACAATAATTTCTACAAGACGCCCAACTGGGTGGCCTGGGAACTGACCCGCCAGGAAACGAAGGGAAACGAGGAACGGAAAAACCGCTTCGTACCCGACCCGGACCTGCCTGAACCGCGCGTGGAGCATGCAGACTATACGCACTCCGGTTACGACCGGGGGCACATGGCACCGGCTGCCGATATGAAGTGGAGCAAAAAGGCGATGGAAGAATCGTTCTACATGAGCAACATCTGTCCGCAGAACCAGAAGCTGAACCGTGATGACTGGGGCGATTTGGAAGAACTGTGCCGCAGCTGGGCACGAAAATATGGCACGGTGTACATTGCCTGCGGCCCGATTTACGACCAGAAACAGCCGAAGCGTATCGGAGAGCATCGGGTGGCCGTACCCGACCGGTTCTTCAAGGTGGTACTGATTTACAACCGGAAAAATCCCATCGCCATGGGCTTCCTGTTCGACAACAAGGCCCATCATCAGGCCCTGCAAAAATACCTGGTACCGGTCGATTCTGTAGAAAAAGTGACGGGCATGGATTTCTTCTCCAAGCTGCCCGATGACGTGGAAAACCGTATAGAGGCCGAACTGCCGGCACTGCCTTCAGGAAGATGA
- a CDS encoding TolC family protein: MQKNISHLGMLVCLGSMLTGCGIYTQYQQPEVQTDGLFGTLPEEVDTTSSLGDLKWQELFTDVSLQQLIERALEANTDLNVARLKVEEARASLVSAKQAYLPSAQLDPEGALSSYDGSKPTKTYTLGASASWELDFFGKLTNAKRKERAALEQSEAYRQAVQTQLIATVAESYYTLLMLDEQVAVTEETVESWKEYIRSLNALMRAGQADRATVNQAEASRLNTEASLLDLRQQVTEMENSLCSLLFWTPQHIARGTLSEVNFPQTLSVGVPLDLLAGRPDVRQAEATLKQAFYATNQARSSFYPSVTLSGAAGWTNSGGALVTNPGAWLLQAVGSLVQPLFQRGQLIANLKISKAQQEEALLQFQQTLLDAGTEVNNALNQWQTARRKTELDQQQVGHLSDALHDTELLMEHGTINYLEVLTARQSLLTARLSLVADRNSEIKSVITLYHALGGGCEEE, translated from the coding sequence ATGCAGAAAAATATAAGTCATTTAGGAATGCTCGTTTGCCTGGGCAGTATGCTGACCGGGTGCGGCATCTATACCCAATACCAGCAGCCGGAAGTGCAAACCGACGGACTGTTTGGAACGCTCCCGGAGGAGGTGGATACCACCTCCTCACTGGGAGATTTGAAATGGCAGGAATTGTTTACCGACGTTTCTTTGCAACAGCTTATTGAACGGGCTCTGGAGGCCAATACGGATTTGAACGTGGCTCGCCTGAAAGTGGAGGAAGCACGGGCTTCCCTGGTTTCGGCCAAGCAGGCCTACCTGCCGTCTGCACAGCTGGACCCGGAAGGGGCGTTGAGCAGTTACGACGGGAGCAAACCCACCAAAACCTACACGTTGGGAGCTTCTGCCAGTTGGGAACTGGATTTCTTTGGGAAGCTGACCAATGCCAAACGGAAAGAACGGGCGGCATTGGAACAGAGCGAGGCGTATCGGCAGGCGGTACAGACCCAGCTGATTGCCACGGTGGCGGAAAGTTATTACACCTTGCTGATGCTCGATGAGCAGGTGGCTGTGACGGAAGAAACAGTGGAAAGCTGGAAAGAATACATCCGTAGCCTGAATGCCCTGATGCGGGCCGGACAGGCCGACCGTGCGACGGTGAATCAGGCGGAGGCCTCCCGTTTGAATACGGAAGCGTCTTTGCTCGACTTGCGGCAACAGGTGACCGAGATGGAGAACAGTCTTTGCAGTCTGCTTTTCTGGACTCCGCAGCACATTGCACGCGGCACACTCAGCGAGGTGAATTTCCCGCAGACCCTGTCGGTAGGGGTGCCGCTGGATTTGCTGGCCGGTCGTCCCGACGTAAGGCAGGCAGAGGCCACGCTCAAGCAGGCCTTTTATGCCACCAATCAGGCACGTTCCAGCTTCTATCCCAGTGTGACGTTGAGCGGTGCGGCCGGATGGACCAACAGCGGAGGAGCGTTGGTGACGAACCCGGGGGCTTGGCTGCTACAGGCGGTGGGCTCGCTGGTACAACCCCTCTTTCAGCGCGGGCAACTGATAGCCAACCTGAAAATCAGTAAGGCGCAGCAGGAAGAGGCTTTGCTCCAGTTCCAGCAGACGTTGCTGGATGCCGGTACGGAGGTGAACAATGCCCTGAACCAGTGGCAGACAGCCCGGCGGAAAACGGAGCTCGACCAGCAGCAGGTGGGGCACTTATCGGATGCCCTGCACGATACGGAACTGCTGATGGAGCATGGGACGATAAATTACCTGGAGGTACTGACGGCCCGCCAGTCGTTGCTGACGGCACGGTTATCGCTGGTGGCCGACCGGAACTCAGAGATTAAAAGTGTGATAACCCTCTACCATGCATTGGGTGGGGGATGTGAAGAGGAATAA
- a CDS encoding efflux RND transporter permease subunit, which yields MKLKTFIDRPILSCAISVLILILGIIGLSNLPMEQYPDIAPPTIMVSTTYTGANAETVLKSVIAPLEEAINGVENMTYMTSTATNTGSASITVYFAQGTDPDMATVNTKNRVSEAEGLLPAEVTKVGVTVEKRQNSMVKILALYSPDDSYDQNFINNYFKINVEPRLSRITGVGNVNVMGGDYAMRIWMNPQKMAQHQLVPADVIALLDDQNVEAATGTLGEDSENTFQYTLKYRGRYETAEEFGNMVLKALPTGEVLRLKDVAEVELGAQTYAYNSQIAGHPGATCMISQTAGSNANEIVKEVDALMAEISKDLPKGLVLTDLMSTKDFLDASVHEVVKTLIEAIILVVLVVYFFLQSVRSTIIPSISIIVSLVGTFAFLYVAGFSLNLLTLFALVLVIGTVVDDAIVVVEAVQAKFDEGYRSPYKATVAAMDGISAAIVTTSLVFMAVFIPTSFMGGTSGVFYTQFGLTMAVAVGISAINALTLSPALCALIMTPHMDKTTGEKLSFSSRFHHAFEASFNRLVLKYKNGVSFFLRRKWIAWVSLVAVCALLVFFMRTTKTGLVPDEDMGTVFVNVTIPPGSSLAQTRKTMGMIDKRIREIPQIKTYSNVTGYSMMGGQAASGGMLIIKLKHWDEREKAEDNINAVISAIYQHTADIKSAKIFAFAQPTIMGYGMGSGFEMYVQDRAGGSVDDLQKYTQNFIAALNKRPEISMAYTTFDTKFPQYMVEVDAAKCQRAGVTTSDVLSVLSGYIGGNYSSNLNRFSKLYRVMIQARKDYRLDKESLNNMFVRTESGAMAPVGQFITLTKVYGAETLTRFNMYTSIPVNGMPADGYSSGDAIAAIEEVAAQTLPTGYGYEFSGITREESGSTGNTVIIFIICIVFIYLILCSLYESLFIPMVVILAVPFGLMGSFLFAKCFGLENNIYMQTGLIMLIGLLAKTAILLTEYASARRRQGMSIVQAAVAAAGVRLRPILMTALTMIIGLFPLIVATGAGANGNRSLGVGTVGGMLVGTVALLFVVPVLFAVFQVIEEKVMPRRHREEDTDA from the coding sequence ATGAAACTGAAGACTTTTATCGACCGGCCTATCTTGTCGTGTGCCATTTCCGTGCTGATTCTGATATTGGGAATCATCGGTCTGAGCAATCTTCCCATGGAGCAGTATCCCGACATTGCACCGCCTACCATCATGGTGTCTACCACTTATACCGGTGCCAATGCAGAAACGGTGCTGAAGAGTGTCATCGCTCCGCTGGAAGAAGCCATCAACGGGGTAGAGAACATGACATATATGACTTCCACGGCAACCAATACGGGGTCGGCTTCCATTACGGTGTATTTTGCGCAGGGAACCGATCCGGACATGGCGACCGTCAACACGAAGAACCGTGTGTCGGAAGCAGAAGGACTGTTGCCGGCGGAGGTAACCAAAGTGGGAGTTACCGTGGAAAAACGCCAGAACAGTATGGTGAAGATTCTGGCATTGTACAGTCCCGACGACAGTTACGACCAGAATTTTATCAACAACTATTTCAAGATTAACGTAGAACCTCGTCTTTCCCGTATCACGGGCGTCGGAAATGTGAACGTGATGGGAGGGGATTATGCCATGCGTATCTGGATGAATCCCCAGAAGATGGCCCAGCATCAGCTGGTGCCAGCCGATGTCATCGCTTTGCTCGACGACCAGAACGTGGAAGCGGCTACAGGTACGCTGGGCGAGGATTCCGAAAATACATTTCAATACACGCTCAAGTACCGGGGTCGGTATGAAACGGCAGAAGAGTTTGGCAACATGGTGCTCAAGGCCTTGCCGACAGGTGAAGTGCTCCGCCTGAAGGATGTGGCCGAAGTGGAACTGGGTGCCCAGACTTATGCCTATAACAGCCAGATTGCGGGCCACCCCGGTGCTACGTGTATGATTTCGCAGACCGCCGGCTCGAATGCCAACGAGATTGTGAAGGAGGTGGATGCTTTGATGGCAGAAATCTCGAAAGACTTGCCCAAAGGGCTGGTGCTGACCGACCTGATGAGTACGAAGGACTTCCTGGATGCGTCGGTGCATGAGGTGGTGAAGACCTTGATTGAAGCCATCATTTTGGTGGTATTGGTGGTTTATTTCTTCTTGCAGAGTGTACGTTCCACCATCATTCCGTCAATCTCTATTATCGTGTCGCTGGTGGGTACGTTTGCCTTCCTCTATGTGGCCGGATTCAGTCTGAACCTGCTGACCCTCTTTGCCCTGGTACTGGTGATTGGTACGGTGGTGGACGATGCCATCGTGGTGGTGGAGGCCGTGCAGGCCAAGTTTGACGAAGGTTACCGCTCTCCTTATAAGGCGACGGTGGCTGCCATGGACGGCATCTCTGCAGCCATTGTCACTACCTCATTGGTATTCATGGCGGTATTTATTCCTACTTCGTTCATGGGAGGCACCAGTGGGGTGTTCTACACGCAGTTCGGTCTGACCATGGCGGTGGCAGTGGGTATCTCGGCCATCAATGCCTTGACCCTCAGTCCGGCATTGTGTGCCCTGATTATGACGCCCCACATGGACAAGACGACGGGCGAGAAATTGAGCTTTTCTTCCCGTTTCCACCATGCCTTTGAGGCCTCGTTCAACCGCTTGGTGCTGAAATACAAAAATGGCGTTTCGTTCTTCCTGCGGCGGAAATGGATTGCCTGGGTTTCCTTGGTGGCAGTTTGTGCTTTGTTGGTTTTCTTCATGCGGACCACAAAGACGGGACTGGTGCCGGATGAGGACATGGGTACGGTCTTTGTCAATGTGACCATCCCTCCCGGAAGCAGTCTGGCACAGACCCGCAAGACGATGGGAATGATTGACAAGCGTATCCGTGAGATTCCGCAGATAAAGACGTATTCCAATGTGACAGGTTACAGCATGATGGGCGGACAGGCCGCTTCGGGAGGAATGCTGATTATCAAGCTGAAGCATTGGGATGAACGGGAGAAAGCAGAGGACAATATCAATGCGGTGATTTCTGCCATCTATCAGCATACGGCAGACATTAAGTCGGCCAAGATTTTTGCCTTTGCCCAGCCTACCATCATGGGATACGGTATGGGTAGCGGTTTCGAGATGTATGTGCAGGACCGTGCCGGAGGCAGTGTGGACGATTTGCAGAAGTACACCCAGAATTTCATTGCGGCCCTCAACAAGCGTCCTGAAATTTCCATGGCCTACACCACTTTCGATACGAAGTTCCCGCAGTATATGGTAGAGGTGGATGCCGCGAAGTGCCAGCGGGCCGGTGTCACCACGTCCGATGTGTTGAGTGTGCTTTCCGGATACATCGGTGGTAACTATTCCTCTAACTTGAACCGTTTCTCCAAGCTGTACCGTGTCATGATTCAGGCACGCAAGGATTATCGTCTGGACAAGGAGTCGCTCAACAACATGTTCGTACGGACCGAAAGCGGGGCCATGGCACCCGTGGGACAGTTCATCACCCTGACCAAGGTGTACGGGGCAGAAACGCTGACACGGTTCAACATGTACACTTCCATTCCGGTGAACGGAATGCCGGCCGACGGATACAGTTCGGGAGATGCCATTGCAGCCATCGAGGAGGTGGCAGCGCAGACTTTGCCTACCGGCTATGGGTATGAGTTCAGCGGTATTACGCGTGAGGAATCCGGCAGTACGGGAAATACCGTGATTATCTTCATTATCTGTATCGTGTTCATCTACTTGATTCTGTGCTCATTGTATGAGAGTCTCTTTATCCCGATGGTGGTGATTCTGGCCGTGCCTTTCGGACTGATGGGAAGCTTCCTGTTTGCCAAGTGCTTCGGATTGGAGAACAACATTTACATGCAGACCGGATTGATTATGTTGATTGGTTTGCTGGCAAAGACAGCCATCTTGCTGACCGAATACGCTTCTGCCCGTCGCCGGCAGGGAATGAGCATTGTGCAGGCTGCCGTGGCGGCTGCCGGAGTCCGTCTGCGTCCGATTCTGATGACGGCGCTGACCATGATTATCGGTTTGTTCCCGCTGATTGTCGCTACGGGAGCCGGAGCCAACGGAAACCGTTCGTTGGGTGTCGGTACGGTAGGAGGAATGCTGGTCGGTACGGTAGCCCTGCTGTTTGTGGTGCCGGTGTTGTTTGCCGTGTTCCAGGTGATTGAGGAAAAGGTGATGCCGCGCCGACATAGAGAAGAGGATACGGATGCCTGA
- a CDS encoding efflux RND transporter periplasmic adaptor subunit has product MKKAFVFVGTCLVILLGLLTACTQSAGTSQEGGYKTMTVKKENRLLTNSYSAVVKGRQSVEIRPQVSGTITDICVKEGAKVQKGQVLFVIDQVPYQAALQTAAANVKSAEAAVATARLTSDSKEELFKEKVVSDFDRQTARNSLLEAEASLAQAKAAETNARNDLSYTVVRSPVNGVAGMSSYRVGALVNSSITTPLLTVSDDEEIYVYFSLTENQILSLVRQYGSVEKALAGMPKVSLLLSDGTAYAHEGTVDAISGTIDTETGAISLRAVFPNPEGMLRNGSTATLVLPYTKNDVLVVPQEATFEIQDKVYVYKVNKEGKAESAQVTVFPLNNGQEYIVESGLQEGDVIVAEGAGLIQENTQILSVHTEK; this is encoded by the coding sequence ATGAAAAAAGCATTTGTTTTTGTCGGAACGTGTCTTGTGATTTTGCTGGGACTGCTGACGGCTTGTACACAGTCGGCCGGTACTTCGCAGGAGGGCGGATACAAGACCATGACCGTAAAAAAAGAGAATCGTCTTCTCACCAACAGCTACTCGGCGGTGGTAAAGGGAAGGCAGAGTGTGGAAATCCGTCCGCAGGTGAGCGGTACGATTACCGACATTTGCGTGAAGGAAGGGGCCAAGGTGCAGAAAGGGCAGGTGCTCTTTGTCATCGACCAGGTGCCCTATCAGGCAGCCTTGCAGACGGCAGCGGCCAATGTGAAGAGTGCGGAAGCGGCGGTAGCTACGGCCCGTCTGACCTCGGACAGCAAGGAGGAACTCTTCAAGGAAAAGGTGGTTTCTGATTTTGACCGCCAGACGGCACGGAATTCCTTGCTGGAAGCAGAAGCCAGTCTGGCACAGGCCAAGGCAGCCGAGACCAATGCCCGCAACGACCTTTCTTATACCGTAGTACGAAGCCCGGTGAACGGAGTGGCAGGCATGTCTTCCTATCGAGTAGGGGCCTTGGTCAACTCGTCCATCACCACTCCGCTGCTGACGGTCTCCGACGACGAGGAAATTTATGTGTATTTTTCCCTTACAGAAAACCAGATACTGTCGCTGGTCCGCCAGTATGGCAGTGTGGAAAAGGCGTTGGCGGGCATGCCTAAAGTGTCGTTGTTGCTGAGCGACGGTACGGCGTATGCCCATGAGGGTACGGTGGATGCCATCAGCGGTACCATCGATACGGAAACCGGAGCCATCAGTCTGCGGGCTGTGTTCCCCAATCCGGAAGGCATGTTGCGCAATGGAAGTACGGCCACGCTGGTACTGCCTTATACCAAGAACGATGTGCTGGTGGTTCCGCAGGAAGCCACTTTCGAAATCCAGGACAAGGTGTATGTGTATAAGGTGAACAAGGAAGGCAAAGCCGAATCGGCTCAGGTGACAGTCTTCCCGCTGAACAACGGACAGGAATACATTGTAGAGAGTGGCTTGCAGGAAGGCGACGTGATTGTGGCCGAAGGTGCAGGATTGATTCAGGAAAATACGCAGATTCTTTCCGTACATACTGAAAAATAG
- a CDS encoding AraC family transcriptional regulator, producing the protein MREYAFTKWLQPLSSEGEKEEGMIYNELMGLFHVQGEEVFRKGTIDTQHTVSLLMLKGELSLQMPEGRMAIQAPAYIEFIEPHQWTDLKTDAQFEGRLLITRRELFLQAAECIRPRVTPYIYRYVQAPFLTLKEDDISRIGVLFDILRHTLAQTENNFQHEILENTLRSLVLEIWNIIFRTYKQESEEEPVLPWDDTLPRFLYLMHTHCRFHHTVRWYADQLCVSPDALSAKLRKAYHKSANQLINESLMEEAKICLLNPAYTVQDVAEKLCFADQAAFSKFFKRHSGMSPGRFKKQL; encoded by the coding sequence ATGAGAGAATATGCTTTTACCAAATGGCTTCAGCCATTGTCTTCCGAAGGGGAAAAAGAGGAAGGAATGATTTACAACGAGCTGATGGGCCTTTTTCATGTACAAGGCGAAGAGGTTTTCCGGAAGGGTACCATCGACACCCAGCACACGGTTTCCCTGCTCATGCTAAAAGGAGAACTCAGTCTGCAAATGCCCGAGGGGCGCATGGCTATCCAGGCTCCCGCCTACATTGAATTTATCGAACCTCACCAATGGACCGATCTGAAAACCGATGCCCAGTTTGAAGGTCGCCTGCTCATCACCCGCCGGGAACTCTTCCTGCAGGCGGCAGAATGTATCCGACCGAGGGTTACGCCTTACATTTACCGATATGTACAAGCGCCCTTCCTTACGCTAAAGGAAGACGACATCTCCCGTATCGGTGTCCTGTTCGATATCCTGCGGCACACCCTTGCACAGACAGAAAACAATTTTCAGCATGAAATTCTGGAGAACACGCTCCGTTCCCTGGTACTGGAAATCTGGAACATCATTTTCCGTACCTATAAACAGGAAAGCGAAGAAGAGCCCGTCCTCCCATGGGACGATACGCTTCCCCGCTTTCTTTACCTGATGCATACCCACTGCCGCTTTCATCACACCGTGAGATGGTATGCCGACCAGCTCTGTGTGTCACCCGATGCCCTGTCGGCCAAACTGAGAAAGGCCTACCATAAATCGGCCAACCAGCTCATCAATGAAAGCCTGATGGAAGAGGCCAAAATCTGCCTCCTCAATCCAGCCTATACCGTACAGGACGTGGCCGAAAAACTCTGTTTCGCCGACCAGGCCGCATTCAGCAAGTTCTTCAAGCGTCACAGCGGCATGTCGCCCGGCCGGTTCAAGAAACAGTTATAG
- a CDS encoding ABC transporter ATP-binding protein, which produces MIKTENLQKVFRTDEVETWALNNVSIEVKEGEFVAIMGPSGCGKSTLLNILGLLDNPTGGKYYLNGVEVGSYTESQRTSLRKGVIGFVFQSFNLIDELNVYENIELPLLYLGVPSAERKRKVEAAMERMGITHRAKHFPQQLSGGQQQRVAIARAVVSGPKLILADEPTGNLDSKNGREVMGLLTELHKEGTTIVMVTHSQHDAGFADRVINLFDGQVVTEVNL; this is translated from the coding sequence ATGATTAAGACAGAAAATTTACAGAAAGTGTTCCGCACGGATGAGGTGGAAACTTGGGCATTGAATAATGTAAGTATCGAAGTAAAAGAAGGGGAGTTCGTGGCCATTATGGGCCCTTCCGGTTGTGGAAAATCTACCTTGCTGAACATCTTGGGATTGCTGGACAACCCCACTGGCGGAAAGTATTACCTGAACGGGGTGGAAGTGGGCAGCTACACCGAATCGCAGCGTACCTCCTTGCGTAAGGGCGTGATTGGCTTCGTGTTCCAGAGCTTCAATCTGATTGATGAATTGAACGTATATGAGAACATCGAACTGCCCTTGCTGTATCTGGGAGTGCCTTCGGCAGAACGTAAGCGGAAGGTGGAGGCAGCCATGGAACGGATGGGGATTACGCATCGGGCCAAACACTTCCCGCAGCAGTTGTCGGGCGGTCAGCAACAGCGTGTGGCCATTGCCCGTGCGGTAGTGTCGGGCCCGAAACTGATTCTGGCCGACGAACCTACCGGTAACCTGGATTCCAAGAACGGACGGGAAGTGATGGGGCTGCTGACCGAGTTGCACAAGGAAGGCACTACCATCGTGATGGTGACACACTCGCAGCACGATGCCGGTTTTGCCGACCGCGTGATCAACCTCTTCGACGGACAGGTGGTGACGGAAGTCAACCTGTAA